One genomic segment of Hordeum vulgare subsp. vulgare chromosome 2H, MorexV3_pseudomolecules_assembly, whole genome shotgun sequence includes these proteins:
- the LOC123430595 gene encoding salt tolerance receptor-like cytoplasmic kinase 1, translating into MFQGCGLFACVSRRGADVRKRGEAGAASSRVAAEPAAWEEQEEADGAARRMAWAEVESATGAFSSRVIGHGGFSTVYLASLSSSRLAAVKVHCSSERLHRAFRQELHVLLSLRHPHIVRLLGYCDDRDEGVLVFEYAPNGDLHQTLHGDAPPLPWSRRVAIAFQAATALEYLHEGRSPAVIHGDIKASNVLLDGNMDAKLCDFGFAHSGVSITAGRGRSSGRAIMGSPGYVDPQLLRTGVANKESDVYSFGVLLLELVTGREAVCRDTGRRLTAVVCPIVSDGNVADVVDRRLGSQYSADEATVVAELAMRCVSEAPGLRPSMADVVHVLQEKTTALISAVGSRLDRRIMF; encoded by the coding sequence ATGTTTCAAGGGTGCGGCCTGTTTGCGTGCGTCAGCCGGCGGGGCGCGGACGTCCGGAAGCGCGGCGAGGCGGGCGCGGCCAGCTCGCGGGTCGCGGCGGAGCCGGCGGCatgggaggagcaggaggaggccgACGGCGCCGCCAGGCGGATGGCCTGGgcggaggtggagtccgccacggGGGCCTTCTCGTCCCGCGTGATCGGCCACGGCGGCTTCAGCACCGTCTACCTCGCCTCGCTCTCCTCCTCCCGCCTCGCCGCCGTCAAGGTGCACTGCAGCAGCGAGCGCCTCCACCGCGCCTTCCGCCAGGAGCTCCACGTCCTGCTCTCCCTCCGCCACCCGCACATCGTCCGCCTCCTCGGCTACTGCGACGACCGGGACGAGGGCGTGCTCGTCTTCGAGTACGCGCCCAACGGCGACCTCCACCAGACGCTCCATGGCGACGCGCCGCCGCTCCCGTGGTCGCGCCGCGTGGCCATTGCGTTTCAGGCCGCCACGGCGCTGGAGTACCTCCACGAGGGCCGCAGCCCGGCCGTCATCCATGGGGACATCAAGGCGTCGAACGTCCTCCTCGACGGTAACATGGACGCCAAGCTCTGCGACTTCGGCTTCGCGCACTCCGGCGTCTCGATCACGGCCGGCCGGGGCAGGTCGTCTGGGCGCGCAATCATGGGCTCCCCGGGCTACGTCGACCCCCAGCTCCTCCGCACCGGCGTGGCCAACAAGGAGAGCGACGTGTACAGCTTCGGCGTGCTGCTGCTCGAGCTGGTGACCGGGAGGGAGGCCGTGTGCCGCGACACCGGACGCCGCCTTACCGCGGTCGTGTGCCCCATCGTCAGCGACGGGAACGTGGCCGACGTGGTGGACCGGAGGCTCGGCAGCCAATACAGCGCCGACGAGGCGACCGTCGTGGCGGAGCTCGCGATGCGGTGCGTCAGCGAAGCCCCCGGGCTCAGGCCGTCCATGGCGGACGTGGTGCACGTGCTCCAGGAGAAGACCACCGCGTTGATCTCGGCCGTCGGATCCAGATTGGACCGCAGGATCATGTTCTAG